The following proteins are co-located in the Nocardioides piscis genome:
- the smc gene encoding chromosome segregation protein SMC, producing MYLKSLTLKGFKSFASATTLNLEPGITCIVGPNGSGKSNVVDALAWVMGEQGVKSLRGGKMEDVIFAGTSGRPPLGRAEVALTIDNSDGALPIEYAEVTISRTMFRNGGSEYAINGSSCRLLDVQELLSDSGIGREMHVIVGQGQLDTILHATPEDRRGFIEEAAGVLKHRKRKEKALRKLDSTDGNLTRLNDLLSEIRRQLKPLGRQAEVARRAASVQADVRDARARLVADDLVQARHALEQELADESILVERREQVETALAQAREREAALEAALRTDLPELAKAQETWFALSGLKERLRGTQSLAAERLRNAAGAAETDTVDSGRDPDELEAQAARIREQETEIGAQVEEHRTGLEAAVAHRRTAEDAAADEERRISGLVRAAADRREGLARLHGQVNALKSRAAAADDEIGRLRSAREEALARAERAQKDFTALETKVAGLDAGEEGLDAEHEAAVAALDDIEERLARAREQAQQADRDRAGLVARRDALELGLNRKDGAGALLAATDKVTGLVASVAALLNVQAGFEAAVAAALGTAADAVVVTGADAALAAIAHLKDEDLGRAGLLLGGGTTLDSGRPALPAHAHYALDVVEAPTDVRPALSRLLAGVAVVDDLPAARALVAELPELTAVTRDGDLISAHFAAGGSTRQPSLLETQAAVDDATAKLHDATATTERLGFEISRLEAERHDALKRADVALAKLHESDATLAAVAEELGQHGSQARSARGEAERLERAIVAAQEAHESDVAGLAELEHRLATAQEAPDEEPDVTERERLVEAAKAARQAEMDARLALRTTEERARALNGRADSMLRAAQAERESRARAVERRQQLILEGEAAQTVNEGVTVVLQHLERSVMLAADARAAVEESRQEREQQLLAIRTTLRDLAREHDELVNSVHRDEMARTQQKMRIEQLEERALEELGLTGDALVADYGPETLVPFSGPVAEGDETPDPVPFVREEQQKRLRTAERELAMLGRVNPLALEEFTAMEERHQFLSEQLEDLRRTRKDLLDIVREVDDRVEQVFREAYADVEKAFDSTFARLFPGGEGRLVLTDPDNMLTTGIEVEARPAGKKVKRLSLLSGGERSLVAVAFLVSLFKARPSPFYILDEVEAALDDTNLGRLLEIYEELRENSQLLVITHQKRTMEVGDALYGVTMRGDGVSAVISQRLERAESA from the coding sequence GTCCTTCGCCTCCGCCACGACGCTCAACCTCGAACCGGGGATCACCTGCATCGTGGGGCCCAACGGGTCCGGCAAGTCCAACGTCGTCGACGCGCTCGCCTGGGTGATGGGCGAGCAGGGCGTGAAGTCGCTGCGCGGCGGCAAGATGGAGGACGTCATCTTCGCCGGCACCTCGGGCCGCCCGCCGCTGGGTCGCGCGGAGGTGGCCCTGACGATCGACAACTCCGACGGGGCGCTGCCGATCGAATATGCGGAAGTCACGATCTCGCGCACGATGTTCCGCAACGGCGGCTCCGAATACGCCATCAACGGCAGCAGCTGCCGGCTGCTCGACGTGCAGGAGCTCCTCAGCGACTCGGGCATCGGCCGCGAGATGCACGTCATCGTCGGGCAGGGCCAGCTCGACACCATCCTGCACGCGACTCCCGAGGACCGCCGCGGCTTCATCGAGGAGGCCGCCGGCGTCCTCAAGCACCGCAAGCGCAAGGAGAAGGCGCTCCGCAAGCTCGACTCCACCGACGGCAACCTCACCCGGCTCAACGACCTGCTCAGCGAGATCCGGCGCCAGCTCAAGCCGCTGGGTCGTCAGGCCGAGGTGGCGCGCCGAGCGGCCTCCGTCCAGGCCGACGTCCGCGACGCCCGGGCGCGGCTCGTGGCCGACGACCTGGTGCAGGCTCGCCACGCCCTGGAGCAGGAGCTGGCCGACGAGTCGATCCTGGTCGAGCGCCGCGAGCAGGTCGAGACCGCGCTCGCCCAGGCGCGAGAGCGCGAGGCGGCGCTCGAGGCGGCGCTGCGCACCGACCTGCCCGAGCTGGCCAAGGCGCAGGAGACCTGGTTCGCGCTGTCGGGCCTCAAGGAACGTCTGCGCGGGACCCAGTCCCTCGCGGCCGAGCGGCTCCGCAACGCCGCCGGCGCAGCCGAGACCGACACAGTCGACTCCGGCCGTGACCCCGACGAGCTCGAGGCGCAGGCCGCGCGGATCCGGGAGCAGGAGACCGAGATCGGGGCGCAGGTCGAGGAGCATCGGACCGGGCTCGAGGCTGCGGTCGCCCATCGGCGTACGGCGGAGGACGCTGCTGCCGACGAGGAGCGCCGCATCTCCGGGCTGGTCCGGGCAGCGGCCGACCGGCGGGAGGGCCTGGCCCGGCTGCACGGACAGGTGAACGCGCTGAAGTCGCGGGCAGCCGCAGCCGACGACGAGATCGGTCGCCTCCGGTCGGCGCGCGAGGAGGCGCTGGCCCGGGCCGAGCGCGCCCAGAAGGACTTCACCGCGCTGGAGACCAAGGTCGCCGGGCTGGACGCGGGGGAGGAGGGGCTGGACGCCGAGCACGAGGCTGCGGTCGCCGCCCTCGACGACATCGAGGAGCGACTGGCGAGAGCCCGCGAGCAGGCCCAGCAGGCAGACCGCGATCGTGCCGGGCTGGTCGCCCGTCGGGACGCGCTCGAGCTGGGGCTCAACCGCAAGGACGGGGCCGGGGCGCTCCTGGCCGCGACAGACAAGGTCACCGGCCTGGTGGCATCGGTGGCCGCGCTGCTCAACGTGCAGGCCGGCTTCGAGGCGGCCGTGGCGGCTGCCCTGGGCACTGCCGCAGACGCTGTCGTGGTGACCGGTGCCGACGCCGCGCTGGCGGCGATCGCCCACCTCAAGGACGAGGACCTGGGCCGGGCGGGGTTGCTCCTGGGTGGCGGCACCACGCTCGACAGCGGCAGGCCGGCCCTGCCTGCCCACGCGCACTACGCCCTCGACGTGGTCGAGGCACCCACCGACGTCCGTCCCGCCCTGTCCCGGCTGCTGGCGGGGGTGGCTGTGGTCGACGACCTGCCCGCCGCCCGCGCGCTCGTCGCGGAGCTGCCGGAGCTCACGGCCGTCACCCGCGACGGCGACCTGATCAGTGCTCACTTCGCCGCCGGCGGTTCCACCCGCCAACCGAGCCTGCTGGAGACCCAGGCCGCGGTCGACGACGCGACCGCCAAGCTCCACGACGCGACAGCCACCACCGAGCGGCTGGGCTTCGAGATCTCCCGGCTCGAAGCAGAGCGGCACGACGCCCTCAAGCGCGCAGACGTCGCGCTCGCCAAGCTCCACGAGTCGGACGCGACGCTGGCAGCCGTGGCCGAGGAGCTCGGCCAGCACGGCTCGCAGGCGCGGTCGGCCCGCGGTGAGGCCGAGCGCCTGGAGCGGGCGATCGTGGCCGCACAGGAGGCACACGAGTCCGACGTCGCCGGGCTGGCCGAGCTCGAGCACCGGCTGGCGACGGCCCAGGAAGCACCCGACGAAGAACCCGATGTCACCGAGCGCGAACGCCTGGTCGAGGCGGCGAAGGCCGCCCGGCAGGCGGAGATGGATGCTCGCCTCGCGCTGCGCACCACCGAGGAGCGGGCCCGAGCGCTCAACGGCCGCGCCGACTCGATGCTGCGTGCGGCGCAGGCCGAGCGCGAGTCGCGGGCGCGGGCAGTCGAGCGCCGCCAGCAGCTGATCCTCGAGGGCGAGGCGGCACAGACCGTCAACGAGGGTGTGACCGTGGTCCTCCAGCACCTCGAGCGCTCGGTGATGCTGGCTGCCGACGCCCGGGCGGCGGTCGAGGAGTCCCGCCAGGAGCGTGAGCAGCAGCTCCTCGCCATCCGCACGACCCTGCGCGACCTCGCCCGTGAGCACGACGAGCTCGTCAACTCCGTCCACCGCGACGAGATGGCCCGCACCCAGCAGAAGATGCGGATCGAGCAGCTCGAGGAGCGCGCGCTCGAGGAGCTCGGGCTGACCGGCGACGCCCTGGTCGCCGACTACGGGCCCGAGACGCTGGTGCCCTTCTCCGGCCCCGTGGCCGAGGGTGACGAGACGCCCGACCCGGTGCCGTTCGTCCGCGAGGAGCAGCAGAAGCGGCTCCGCACGGCCGAGCGCGAGCTGGCGATGCTCGGACGGGTCAACCCGCTCGCCCTCGAGGAGTTCACCGCCATGGAGGAGAGGCACCAGTTCCTCAGCGAGCAGCTCGAGGACCTCCGGCGCACCCGCAAGGACCTCCTCGACATCGTCCGCGAGGTCGACGACCGGGTCGAGCAGGTGTTCCGCGAGGCCTACGCCGACGTGGAGAAGGCCTTCGACTCCACGTTCGCCAGGTTGTTCCCGGGGGGTGAGGGCCGGCTCGTCCTCACCGATCCTGACAACATGCTCACGACCGGGATCGAGGTCGAGGCGCGGCCGGCCGGCAAGAAGGTCAAGCGGCTATCGCTGCTCTCGGGCGGTGAGCGGTCCCTGGTCGCCGTGGCCTTCCTGGTCTCGCTCTTCAAGGCCCGGCCCTCGCCCTTCTACATCCTCGACGAGGTCGAGGCGGCCCTCGACGACACCAACCTCGGCCGGTTGCTGGAGATCTACGAGGAGCTGCGGGAGAACTCCCAGCTGCTCGTCATCACCCACCAGAAGCGGACCATGGAGGTCGGAGACGCGTTGTACGGCGTCACCATGCGCGGCGACGGTGTCTCGGCCGTGATCTCCCAGCGGCTCGAACGGGCGGAGTCGGCCTGA